One genomic region from Kamptonema formosum PCC 6407 encodes:
- a CDS encoding Uma2 family endonuclease: MLQQRSPIPQTETPLPPKQTLPTMYDLPSEDAEEPGLPDEFHSWQPQLLSRTLQLPDYPSDRIFVGSDLNLYYDVHHSLWHKRPDWFLVVDVSRLYEETDLRSSYVVWQEGTNPFLVVELLSPGTEKEDLGQFVEAEVDATEENNGQPTREIPPRKWDVYERILRVPYYAVFSRYSDRLRIFKLDGGRYQELILDADNPRFWIPELKLGLGVWQGDFEGINRRWLRWYDSVGNWVQTDAEFAIAQAERERQKRLELAEKLKSLSLEQLTILGISPSDLE; this comes from the coding sequence ATGCTACAACAGCGATCGCCAATTCCCCAGACAGAAACGCCTCTGCCGCCGAAGCAGACGTTGCCAACAATGTACGATCTCCCTAGTGAAGATGCGGAGGAACCTGGTTTGCCTGATGAGTTTCATAGCTGGCAACCTCAGTTGCTATCGCGCACGTTACAATTGCCAGATTATCCGAGCGATCGCATCTTTGTCGGTTCAGATTTAAACTTGTACTATGATGTCCATCATTCTCTGTGGCACAAGCGTCCCGATTGGTTTCTAGTTGTGGATGTTTCTCGGTTGTACGAAGAGACGGATTTGCGCTCTAGTTACGTGGTTTGGCAAGAAGGTACAAATCCGTTTTTAGTGGTGGAATTGCTGTCGCCGGGAACGGAAAAAGAAGATTTGGGGCAATTTGTAGAAGCGGAAGTAGATGCTACTGAGGAGAATAATGGACAACCAACGCGAGAAATACCGCCGAGAAAGTGGGATGTTTACGAGCGGATTTTGCGCGTACCTTATTATGCGGTATTTAGTCGGTATAGCGATCGCTTGCGGATTTTTAAACTCGATGGTGGGCGCTATCAAGAACTAATCCTAGATGCTGACAATCCTCGGTTTTGGATTCCCGAACTCAAATTGGGTTTGGGAGTTTGGCAAGGGGATTTTGAGGGGATTAATCGGCGCTGGTTGCGCTGGTATGATAGTGTGGGAAATTGGGTACAAACAGATGCGGAATTTGCGATCGCACAGGCAGAACGAGAACGACAAAAGCGGCTAGAATTAGCTGAGAAGTTAAAGTCGCTTTCTCTCGAACAGTTAACAATTTTGGGCATTAGCCCCTCAGATTTGGAATGA
- a CDS encoding amidohydrolase family protein — translation MLNGYRILDADSHVFEPSQMWAKYLAPEFKQFAPSPDMRIQGEKITNQVSEQVEKVGNKQMMEAHPNSYLKRFDVESHVQAMVEMGVDIAFVYPTFGLWLWSIDSMAPEVAGAFTSAYNHWLYEEFCSYDPDRLKGVGAINLHAPEKMVAELHKIAEFGWKAVFLRPNPVKGRLLSDVAYEPFWTACEELGIAIGIHESTHSLLPTTGADRFQTRFATHACSHPMEQMMALLALIEGGVLERHPLLRVAFLESGCGWLPYWLWRLDEEYRNLHWEVSHNVKMLPSDYFRRQCFIAVEPTEPYLGQIIDYIGADNLIFGSDYPHMDHQPDIVNKMIELEDSLSKETVEKIVWDNPRRFYGLY, via the coding sequence ATGCTGAACGGATATCGAATTCTTGATGCTGATTCTCACGTTTTTGAACCCTCTCAAATGTGGGCAAAATATCTCGCCCCTGAATTTAAGCAATTTGCTCCCTCCCCAGATATGAGAATTCAAGGGGAAAAGATTACTAATCAGGTTTCTGAGCAAGTTGAAAAAGTTGGTAATAAGCAGATGATGGAGGCTCACCCTAATTCTTATTTGAAGCGCTTTGATGTGGAATCCCACGTTCAAGCAATGGTAGAAATGGGAGTCGATATAGCATTTGTTTATCCTACTTTTGGACTGTGGTTGTGGTCAATTGATAGTATGGCTCCAGAAGTAGCCGGAGCCTTTACTAGCGCTTACAATCACTGGTTATATGAAGAATTTTGTAGTTACGATCCCGACAGGTTAAAAGGTGTGGGAGCAATTAATCTTCATGCCCCAGAAAAGATGGTTGCGGAATTACATAAAATTGCTGAATTTGGATGGAAAGCGGTGTTTTTGCGCCCCAATCCAGTTAAAGGTAGACTTTTGAGTGATGTTGCCTACGAGCCATTTTGGACTGCTTGCGAAGAGTTAGGAATTGCTATTGGTATCCATGAATCCACTCATAGTTTGTTACCAACTACAGGCGCAGATCGATTTCAGACTCGCTTTGCTACTCACGCCTGTTCTCATCCTATGGAACAAATGATGGCACTTTTAGCGCTGATTGAAGGGGGAGTATTAGAACGTCATCCTTTGTTGAGAGTAGCATTTTTAGAATCGGGTTGCGGTTGGTTGCCCTATTGGTTGTGGAGATTGGATGAAGAGTATCGGAATTTACATTGGGAAGTTAGCCACAATGTTAAGATGCTGCCTTCAGATTATTTTCGTCGGCAGTGCTTTATTGCTGTTGAGCCGACGGAACCTTATCTGGGTCAAATTATCGATTACATTGGTGCTGATAATTTGATTTTTGGTTCTGACTATCCCCACATGGATCATCAGCCAGATATTGTTAACAAAATGATAGAACTTGAAGATAGTTTGTCTAAAGAAACGGTAGAAAAGATTGTTTGGGATAATCCTCGTCGTTTCTATGGCTTGTATTGA
- a CDS encoding DUF4351 domain-containing protein, with protein MIDHDRLFKELITTFFWEFIQLFFPEVAAYLDQDSITFLDKEVFTDITAGERYETDIVAQGKFRGQESCFLIHIEHQAQEQADFGERMFRYFSRLSEKYHLPVYPIAIFSYPYPLALEPNAYQVAFPNKVVLKFNYDVVQLNQLNWRDFLRQENPVAAALMAKMRIDKSDRRRVKYECLRLMATLKINPAKMKLIAGFVDVYLRLNAEEERLFKADIAQLEPEKEAVVMDIVTSWMEEGLRQGLQQGLQQGLQQGELAIIQRQLTRRIGAIPPELQEKISQLSLVQLENLGEALLNFSSVEDLRNWLQQI; from the coding sequence ATGATTGACCACGATCGCTTATTTAAAGAATTGATAACTACCTTTTTCTGGGAATTTATCCAGTTATTTTTCCCAGAAGTAGCTGCTTATCTAGACCAAGATTCGATTACTTTTCTGGACAAAGAAGTATTTACTGATATCACTGCCGGAGAAAGATACGAAACCGATATTGTTGCCCAAGGCAAATTTAGAGGGCAAGAATCTTGTTTTTTGATACATATAGAACACCAAGCCCAAGAACAAGCCGATTTTGGGGAACGAATGTTTCGCTATTTCTCCCGCTTGTCAGAAAAATATCACTTACCAGTTTATCCGATCGCGATTTTTTCCTACCCTTATCCCCTTGCCCTAGAGCCCAATGCCTATCAAGTGGCATTCCCGAACAAAGTAGTGCTAAAGTTTAACTATGATGTTGTGCAACTCAACCAACTCAACTGGCGGGATTTCCTGCGACAGGAGAATCCGGTAGCGGCGGCGCTGATGGCAAAAATGCGAATTGACAAGAGCGATCGCCGTCGGGTTAAATATGAGTGTTTGCGGTTGATGGCAACATTGAAAATAAATCCAGCTAAAATGAAACTAATTGCTGGGTTTGTGGATGTTTATCTGCGGTTGAATGCAGAAGAAGAGAGATTGTTTAAGGCGGATATTGCTCAGTTGGAACCAGAAAAAGAGGCAGTAGTTATGGACATTGTGACTAGCTGGATGGAGGAAGGTTTGCGACAAGGTTTGCAACAAGGTTTGCAACAGGGTTTGCAACAGGGTGAATTAGCAATTATTCAACGTCAGCTTACACGACGAATTGGGGCTATTCCTCCAGAGTTACAAGAGAAAATCAGTCAGTTGTCTTTAGTCCAATTAGAAAACTTAGGAGAGGCATTGCTGAATTTTTCCTCAGTAGAAGATTTAAGAAACTGGCTGCAACAAATTTAA
- a CDS encoding DUF4351 domain-containing protein, producing the protein MKLIAGFVDVYLRLNAEEEILFKADIAQLEPEKEAVVMDIVTSWMEEGLRQGLQQGLQQGELAIVQLLLTQRIGTIPPELQEIVSQLSLAQLENLAKALLNFSSTEDLRNWLQQI; encoded by the coding sequence ATGAAACTAATTGCTGGGTTTGTGGATGTTTATCTGCGGTTGAATGCAGAAGAAGAGATATTGTTTAAGGCGGATATTGCTCAGTTGGAACCAGAAAAAGAGGCAGTAGTTATGGACATTGTGACTAGCTGGATGGAGGAAGGTTTGCGACAGGGTTTGCAACAAGGTTTGCAACAGGGTGAATTAGCAATTGTTCAACTCCTACTTACACAGCGAATTGGAACTATTCCCCCAGAGTTACAAGAGATAGTCAGTCAGTTATCTTTAGCCCAATTAGAAAATTTAGCCAAGGCATTGCTGAATTTTTCCTCGACAGAAGATTTAAGAAACTGGCTGCAACAAATTTAA
- a CDS encoding amidohydrolase family protein: MSDRVKVLLSEYFRRQCFIAVEPTEAYLGQIIDRIGADNLIFGSDYPHMDGQLDIV, translated from the coding sequence GTGAGCGATCGCGTTAAGGTGCTGCTCTCAGAGTATTTTCGTCGCCAGTGCTTTATTGCCGTTGAGCCGACGGAAGCTTATCTGGGTCAAATTATCGATCGCATCGGTGCCGATAACTTGATTTTTGGTTCCGACTATCCCCACATGGATGGTCAGCTCGATATTGTTTAA
- a CDS encoding radical SAM/SPASM domain-containing protein — translation MIIKDPQNLLPTQIQNKWEMPDMVLEIPPHGIPLDIKSIERLLAAIQSGEQAVAFKPTLPIASELGLPPYPALAYLYPQEFSDLSKQLFQEVENQAGGNYFNSIPFTFISETDIDEQLHYFANYYGIAVKPAYVRVIVGNTCNLKCVMCPYHSAVLKPTHTTDFFTGNKAMSWQMMEKIARECGEKKIAILIGSVEEPLLHPKLVDFVQLCRQQGVPRIHITTNGQLLNEEIAQELLQAGLTSIDISIDAANQETYTKVRGANLSRVESNVLQFIQLRDRLRVGCEVRTSFVRNQGVTREEEEQFRERWLAKANSVFVLNVAKYEETNMRLANINNTVESPLEYYLQKAQGRWACLFPFMEMAILPDGRIYYCIETLFRLGFDGDIESLGDYNQQTLQEIWQGDLFNQLRRDLILNQLERRSACKNCDMWKSQVIARSAKDGILAMTTTVTEIYQYMR, via the coding sequence ATGATTATCAAAGATCCTCAAAACCTCTTACCAACTCAAATTCAAAACAAGTGGGAAATGCCAGACATGGTACTGGAAATACCCCCTCATGGCATTCCCTTGGATATCAAAAGTATTGAGAGGCTTTTAGCGGCAATACAATCCGGTGAACAGGCAGTAGCCTTTAAGCCAACACTGCCTATTGCTTCCGAATTGGGTTTACCTCCCTATCCTGCCCTCGCTTATTTATATCCCCAGGAATTTAGCGATCTATCAAAACAGTTATTTCAAGAAGTTGAAAATCAAGCTGGCGGAAATTATTTCAACTCAATTCCCTTTACTTTTATTTCAGAAACCGATATTGATGAGCAACTACATTATTTTGCCAATTATTACGGGATAGCAGTCAAACCTGCCTATGTGAGGGTAATTGTGGGGAATACTTGCAATCTGAAATGCGTCATGTGTCCCTATCATAGCGCTGTGCTGAAACCCACCCATACCACCGATTTCTTCACTGGCAATAAAGCCATGTCGTGGCAGATGATGGAGAAAATTGCTAGGGAATGCGGAGAAAAGAAAATCGCAATTTTAATCGGCAGCGTAGAAGAGCCATTGCTGCACCCCAAGCTAGTAGATTTCGTGCAACTATGTCGGCAACAGGGAGTTCCCAGGATTCACATCACCACCAACGGCCAACTGCTGAATGAAGAGATAGCACAAGAATTATTGCAGGCTGGGTTAACCAGTATTGATATTAGCATTGATGCCGCCAACCAAGAAACTTATACTAAAGTCAGGGGGGCGAACCTGAGCCGAGTTGAATCTAATGTGCTACAGTTCATTCAACTGCGCGATCGCCTGAGAGTGGGTTGTGAAGTCAGGACATCTTTCGTCAGAAATCAGGGCGTTACCAGGGAAGAAGAGGAACAATTCCGAGAGCGGTGGCTTGCCAAAGCTAACAGCGTTTTTGTTTTGAACGTAGCTAAATACGAAGAGACAAATATGCGTCTTGCCAATATCAATAACACTGTAGAAAGCCCACTAGAATATTACCTCCAAAAAGCTCAAGGTCGCTGGGCTTGTCTATTTCCCTTTATGGAAATGGCTATTTTGCCCGATGGTAGGATATATTATTGTATTGAAACCCTATTTAGGTTAGGTTTCGACGGCGATATTGAGAGCTTGGGCGATTACAATCAACAAACTCTCCAAGAAATTTGGCAGGGAGATTTATTTAACCAACTGAGGCGGGATTTAATTCTGAATCAGTTAGAACGTAGATCGGCCTGTAAAAATTGCGATATGTGGAAATCTCAGGTTATTGCTAGATCCGCTAAAGATGGAATTTTGGCAATGACGACTACGGTAACTGAAATTTACCAATATATGAGGTAA